Proteins from a genomic interval of Rhizoctonia solani chromosome 12, complete sequence:
- a CDS encoding cytochrome P450 family protein has translation MFTESPQYLTTHYCAAAGALLMAYYAVPYLLDPHGYRRRFSGPWLASVSGSWLARSASSGQHYQNLLQAHEKYGKFVRIGPNHISISDPDALVEVYGHSNGLLKSEFYDVFVNGSGDGNVFDTRDRAIHTMKRKRIANIFSPQNISAFEPRVRVHIQRFCDQLDMRCDQAAIGTSGFNWVAKDGRAVLNSCPQFAYLTFDLISDLALGTPFGMIEAQKDSIPTVLSLTSKKSIEGVAPIHLSAVAGQGGMILAAFRNFEDATRAAVEASAIRREKEGQEANERGVDLLDKLFEVKNADGSPLTRSEIDAEATVILAAGSDTTANSLSAMSYYIASNPDVKKKLQHELDSIDLSSALKMNDLEMEKSTCIIPSFDQVKNLPYLAACVKEALRLYSTVGSGLPRVVPEGKTLTVAGQAFNAGSIISVPSCCTNRSNVWGPDAEAYRPERWLEEGASSLNKYFAAFSTGPRGCVGRNLANLNLLLVSSTFFRRYDIELASPTTKVLASATPCCEISLKDDLSAADF, from the exons ATGTTCACCGAGTCCCCTCAATACTTGACCACTCACTACTGTGCTGCCGCAGGAGCTCTCCTG ATGGCATACTATGCTGTTCCCTATTTACTGGACCCCCATGGCTATCGACGTCGGTTCTCTGGCCCATGGCTCGCATCTGTCAGTGGCTCATGGCTGGCAAGAAGTGCTAGCTCTGGCCAGCACTACCAGAACCTTCTCCAAGCCCACGAGAAATACG GGAAGTTTGTGAGAATCGGACCCAATCACATCAGTATCTCCGATCCTGATGCTCTGGTG GAAGTATATGGGCACTCGAATGGCCTACTCAAGTCCGAATTTTACGACGTCTTTGTTAATGGCAGCGGTGACGGGAACGTATTTGACACTCGGGATAGGGCCATCCACACCA TGAAACGTAAACGTATCGCAAACATATTTAGTCCCCAGAACATTAGTGCCTTTGAGCCTCGTGTCAGGGTGCACATTCAGCGATTTTGTGACCAGCTAGATATGCGGTGCGACCAGGCCGCCATCGGTACGTCTGGATTTAATTGGGTTGCTAAGGACGGCCGGGCCGTTCTTAATAGCTGTCCGC AATTCGCCTACCTTACTTTTGATCTCATCAGCGACCTGGCTCTTGGAACTCCTTTTGGAATGATCGAGGCACAGAAGGATTCAATTCCTACTGTTCTATCGCTCACCTCCAAGAAGAGCATTGAAGGCGTAGCCCCCATTCACCTTTCAGCGGTCGCAGGACAGGGTGGAATGATTCTAG CTGCTTTCCGGAACTTTGAGGATGCTACGCGGGCGGCGGTCGAAGCAAGTGCTATCAGAAGAGAAAAAGAAGGACAAGAAGCAAACGAGAGGGGGGTGGACTTACTCGACAAGTTGTTCGAGGTTAAGAATGCCGATGGCTCGCCACTGACGAGATCAGAAATCGATGCTGAAGCCACAGTCATACTTGCGGCAGGGAGCGATACAACAGCAAA TTCCCTAAGTGCCATGTCCTACTATATTGCTTCGAACCCCGACGTCAAAAAGAAGCTCCAGCATGAACTTGATTCTATTGATCTGAGCTCGGCTCTGAAGATGAACGATCTTGAAATGGAGAAGTCTACCTGCATAATTCCTAGCTTCGATCAGGTCAAAAACCTGCCATATCTCGCCGCATGTGTAAAGGAGGCTCTGAGACTCTATTCCACAGTGGGCTCTGGACTGCCCCGAGTCGTCCCAGAAGGCAAGACACTGACTGTTGCTGGTCAAGCGTTTAACGCAGGAAGCATCATTAGTGTACCATCGTGCTGTACCAACAGGTCAAACGTGTGGGGTCCTGACGCAGAGGCGTACCGGCCAGAACGGTGGTTGGAGGAAGGAGCATCGTCTTTGAACAAGTACTTTGCTGCGTTCTCGACTGGACCTCG CGGCTGCGTAGGTCGCAATCTAGCAAACCTTAACTTACTATTGGTTTCTTCTACTTTTTTCCGTCGGTATGACATCGAGTTGGCTAGCCCTACCACTAAGGTACTTGCTTCGGCCACTCCGTGCTGCGAAATATCGCTGAAAGATGACTTGTCAGCTGCAGACTTTTGA
- a CDS encoding glycosyltransferase family 8 protein, producing the protein MTSTSSLPRTAADHAFVTLITSDSYLPGALAQSAALNDLHPTRRGGQFPSGVGLEEETDPVPFTTVCLVTPETVAVETIKQLRRTFDLVIGRPDLHQTFTKLHILRLAQFASLVFLDADVLPLRPMSHLLNMVSSWPDEYFEGDSGDKTPTATNPGDIVTLNASTVTKRNPHRLQNPAYPCPISAAPDSGWPDIFNSGVIVLAPPGERGFKQAMNQRSWDGGDQGTLNEWAGNQAGLSVGQGSGGPGWNRLSFKYNVTPTAAYTYAPAYAKFGSGIHAVHFIGGAKPWRATYEIGAYSLTAKGSTPQWRESAYSYYLLIDRWYAVYDAHFRSTGTDGPKSEFEVQKYESAWEGGKGAPEFTAYDGGVDSGATKPPTDQPNQYPHVIPPHTYHVTVASSSSEGPSSASQPASLEELRRLALHGLGHAGVVRAGEGSYISLPMEGRFTLMRPPPPPPPPEPEPFYAPPEAHHHHHHQEEPYHAPPPPQEHHHEHHHEHHQEHHQEHHHEHHHEHHEHHGHHDNQGHQEHHGHHEHHEHHEHHEHHEHHGHHEHHEHHEHHGHHEHHEHHEQHQHHEHHHHHHEPPHRPPSPPMIVWNPAYEPPPTTAPSHPEHFPANTWYENQWDIPATKNYHHGDEHVQAPEQFFQPPEPEQYIPPVLIDQGDYSDLTTNGYQPDETRIKSVFPWEEVERPPPTRVFPDSKPPRVTPKVKEEPVAPVPLLPERPPSPPRVLGSAYYNAWDDIPSIQRYAARLTGAKLSPPAAPVAPVDAAPVSSAPQKEWSWERDRGDSGDASSRDGDDEDDESESESEKEGTPKASTTPTVSNGKSITKPKSPPSGSISSSESEPIERSTLDHLQQLRLNKPTASTSTASATGTTGFELYLSEKRKDQGAQEGPKDIRERLAMPFGRFTAPIYASGNEAQLPVLLQIPVSDKLQIIGDVGNVLPFLAEPSFESSHPRRTSSTAVPFSVVATLGTTLEVLSHTRNDSDSSDGEFTDDSSSTASAGPSSPYEYDPNGVPTPLRAWDEARSVDAFKRDSHEALARFLRKGSWGGGSS; encoded by the exons ATGACTTCAACCTCGAGTCTGCCGCGTACAGCGGCTGATCACGCATTTGTGACACTCATTACATCAGACTCGTATCTCCCAGGAGCATTGGCTCAGTCCGCTGCTCTGAATGACCTCCATCCTACTCGACGAGGCG GCCAGTTCCCGTCGGGAGTCGGCCTAGAAGAAGAGACAGACCCGGTTCCCTTTACTACCGTTTGTCTGGTGACTCCCGAGACTGTTGCAGTCGAAACGATTAAGCAATTGCGTCGAACATTCGACCTTGTTATTG GTCGACCTGACCTCCACCAGACGTTCACCAAGCTTCATATTTTGCGGCTCGCTCAATTCGCTTCGCTTGTGTTTCTAGATGCCGACGTTCTCCCTCTGCGACCTATGTCCCACTTGCTTAACATGGTTTCGTCTTGGCCAGATGAATATTTTGAAGGCGATAGCGGAGACAAGACGCCGACGGCGACGAACCCGGGAGATATTGTAACCCTCAATGCATCGACAGTAACCAAACGTAATCCCCATAGGCTTCAAAATCCTGCTTACCCATGCCCCATTAGTGCGGCGCCAGACAGCGGATGGCCCGATATCTTCAACTCGGGCGTGATCGTTCTGGCACCCCCAGGAGAGCGTGGTTTCAAGCAGGCAATGAATCAAAGGAGTTGGGATGGTGGTGATCAAGGAACCCTCAACGAGTGGGCTGGAAATCAAGCAGGACTTTCAGTTGGCCAAGGATCTGGGGGTCCTGGTTGGAATCGATTGAGTTTCAAATATAATGTTACTCCAACTGCGGCGTATAC ATATGCCCCGGCGTATGCAAAGTTTGGATCGGGCATACATGCAGTCCACTTCATCGGAGGCGCCAAGCCTTGGA GGGCAACTTATGAAATTGGTGCCTACAGCCTCACGGCCAAGGGCTCAACCCCTCAATGGAGAGAATCGGCCTATTCCTATTATCTTTTGATAGATCGTTGGTACGCAGTATACGATGCGCACTTCCGTTCAACGGGTACGGATGGTCCCAAAAGTGAATTTGAAGTACAAAAATATGAAAGCGCATGGGAAGGAGGTAAGGGGGCCCCGGAGTTTACCGCATATGATGGTGGTGTCGATTCGGGCGCTACCAAACCACCGACTGATCAACCGAACCAGTACCCACATGTCATCCCGCCGCATACCTATCACGTTACAGTAGCTTCCAGCTCGTCCGAGGGACCATCTTCGGCTTCCCAGCCAGCTTCTCTTGAGGAACTTCGTCGTCTGGCCCTTCATGGGCTCGGACATGCAGGAGTAGTGCGTGCTGGTGAAGGATCTTACATCAGCTTGCCAATGGAAGGACGCTTCACACTGATGCGCCCACCCCCTCCGCCGCCTCCGCCGGAGCCCGAACCCTTTTACGCACCTCCCGAggctcatcatcatcatcatcaccaAGAAGAGCCCTATCATgccccaccaccacctcaaGAGCACCACCACGAACATCATCACGAACACCATCAAGAACATCATCAAGAACACCATCACGAACATCACCACGAACATCACGAGCACCATGGGCACCATGATAACCAAGGGCATCAAGAACACCATGGGCATCACGAGCATCACGAGCATCACGAGCATCACGAGCACCATGAGCATCATGGACATCATGAACACCACGAACATCATGAGCATCATGGACACCACGAACACCACGAACATCATGAGCAGCACCAACATCACGAACATCACCATCACCACCACGAGCCCCCTCATCGCCCCCCCTCGCCACCTATGATTGTATGGAACCCTGCATATGAGCCACCCCCTACCACAGCACCTTCTCACCCTGAACATTTCCCGGCTAATACCTGGTACGAAAACCAATGGGATATACCTGCCACCAAGAATTATCATCATGGTGACGAACACGTCCAGGCCCCAGAGCAATTCTTCCAGCCTCCCGAGCCTGAACAGTACATCCCGCCGGTACTCATTGATCAAGGAGATTATTCCGATCTTACGACCAATGGGTATCAGCCTGATGAGACCCGTATCAAAAGCGTATTTCCATGGGAGGAGGTTGAACGCCCTCCACCGACACGAGTCTTCCCAGACAGTAAACCACCACGCGTTACTCCgaaagtcaaggaagagCCCGTGGCCCCTGTCCCACTTCTGCCCGAGAGGCCCCCGTCGCCTCCGCGCGTATTGGGTTCGGCGTACTATAACGCATGGGACGATATACCCAGTATTCAGCGTTATGCTGCTCGCCTCACCGGCGCAAAATTGTCCCCTCCCGCCGCGCCCGTGGCACCCGTTGATGCAGCTCCTGTATCTTCAGCTCCTCAGAaagaatggtcttgggaacgCGATCGTGGAGATAGTGGAGATGCGTCGAGCAGAGATGgcgatgatgaagatgatgaGTCTGAATCTGAATCTGAGAAGGAAGGTACCCCCAAGGCTTCGACGACACCCACTGTCAGTAACGGGAAGTCTATAACTAAACCCAAGTCGCCTCCTTCCGGGTCTATTTCTAGCTCGGAATCGGAGCCGATTGAA CGGTCGACACTGGATCATCTACAACAGCTCCGCCTGAACAAGCCAACCGCCTCAACCAGTACAGCCAGTGCAACCGGTACAACCG GGTTTGAGCTATATTTGTCCGAGAAGCGAAAAGATCAAGGTGCGCAGGAAGGTCCTAAGGACATTCGTGAACGACTTGCTATGCCCTTTGGGAGATTCACTGCTCCTATTTATGCGTCCGGGAACGAGGCCCAGTTGCCAGTGCTTCTTCAGATTCCCGTATCTGATAAGCTTCAAATCATCGGAGATGTTGGAAACGTGCTGCCTTTCCTGGCTGAGCCATCGTTTGAATCCTCGCACCCGCGCCGTACCTCCTCGACTGCCGTACCTTTCTCAGTTGTCGCCACTCTAGGCACTACGCTGGAGGTTCTATCCCATACACGAAATGACTCGGACTCATCCGACGGCGAATTCACTGATGACTCGTCATCTACAGCATCTGCCGGGCCTTCTTCGCCCTATGAATACGATCCTAATGGCGTGCCCACTCCCTTGCGAGCCTGGGATGAAGCCCGAAGTGTCGATGCGTTCAAGCGAGACTCTCATGAAGCCTTGGCAAGATTCCTGAGGAAAGGTTCTTGGGGAGGAGGATCCTCTTGA
- a CDS encoding The BTB (BR-C, ttk and bab)/POZ (Pox virus and Zinc finger) domain → MAKLHSSLLSRECEMFQNMFSRPARVTSSMSLDGPPEMTKKGKEGSCDENPVIIPQLQPQSFRNFLLIIYGRPGDKEFRSLFKNATELAHAQAIMAFIKIIDIVDLAHRFIAPDIETWALSQLKSYSYLIETINAYPISSESHSRLLGYSKRTEHEELILWARHWTRSYYAGAIETPSIASSAFRPIQIIREQLVQEYKLAEMTRSMDTPIFGYLFCLLLSLGHEFWDKQSGLTREDRITLLGAQVRLTPLPQSIPLDWIYLGSPDQPGLRASLELCSECHFTRTWRAVFGSTYQDMLGSIAPLGGVFALSILPSRRQKFANGTKSLASDTCTKNCRDVCLKYIDKNMDAVFHRLTKFCKKVE, encoded by the exons ATGGCCAAGTTGCATTCATCGCTCCTCTCGCGCGAATGTGAGATGTTCCAGAACATGTTCTCTCGCCCTGCGCGGGTAACATCCTCAATGAGTCTGGATGGCCCACCTGAGATGACCAAGAAAGGCAAGGAGGGCAGCTGCGATGAGAATCCTGTTATCATACCACAGCTTCAACCGCAGTCTTTCCGCAACTTTTTGCTGATAATTTATGGCCG CCCCGGTGATAAAGAATTCAGATCTCTGTTCAAGAATGCTACTGAATTGGCGCATGCCCAAGCGATCATGGCTTTTATCAAGATTATTGACATAGTCGACCTGGCGCACCGATTCATCGCCCCCGATATCGAAACTTGGGCGCTTTCTCAGCTAAAGAGCTATTCATATCTAATTGAGACCATAAATGCCTATCCAATCAGTTCGGAATCACACAGTCGATTGTTGGGCTACTCTAAAAGGACTGAACACGAAGAGTTGATTCTATGGGCTCGACATTGGACCCGGAGTTACTATGCTGGTGCCATCGAAACCCCTAGCATTGCGTCATCAGCTTTCAGGCCTATCCAAATAATTAGGGAACAACTTGTACAAGAATACAAGCTTGCAGAGATGACACGGTCAATGGATACCCCCATTTTTGGATATCTTTTTTGCCTTCTTCTTAGTCTTGGTCATGAATTCTGGGATAAACAAAGCGGTTTGACGCGTGAAGACCGAATTACGTTATTGGGAGCTCAAGTCCGTCTCACTCCTTTACCCCAGTCCATCCCTCTTGACTGGATCTATTTGGGAAGCCCCGATCAACCCGGGCTAAGAGCTAGTCTTGAACTATGCTCTGAGTGTCACTTTACGCGAACTTGGCGGGCCGTTTTTGGTAGCACCTATCAAGACATGCTAGGGAGCATTGCACCTTTGGGCGGCGTGTTTGCCCTTTCCATACTACCGAGTCGGAGGCAGAAGTTCGCCAATGGGACGAAGAGCTTGGCGTCCGATACATGCACCAAGAACTGTCGAGATGTATGCCTGAAATACATTGACAAGAATATGGACGCAGTTTTCCATCGCCTAACCAAGTTCTGTAAGAAGGTGGAATAG